The following are encoded in a window of Carya illinoinensis cultivar Pawnee chromosome 15, C.illinoinensisPawnee_v1, whole genome shotgun sequence genomic DNA:
- the LOC122296143 gene encoding putative wall-associated receptor kinase-like 16: MSSKAHISDLVFRRCQWWPEFDNQPSLSRISALLNSSKFSISLEKNSIFAVGCNFYAYISGSHEQDYTFMSGCISFCGNSSGLVNGSCSGLGCCHSAIPGNTTNYNLTVQSIYTNGSSRTSGQSCGLGFIGETQAYNFSTLDFTNLTKRETVPLVLDWAIENKKCKDAEKNMTSFLCKAANSSCSEPHGRGYICKCPPGHQGNPYLPDEHKDSCQDIDECKDLDRNPCNATATCTNTNGSYICICPNGYEGDGRMPPGTGCSRKGQSKIMIIALGVCISLLILLVGSSLVYWVMQRRKLKKLKQKFFKQNGGLILERQLLNHKESVEPAKIFSAEELEKATNNYHKSRVIGQGGFGTVYKGVLPNDRVVAIKKSNVVDQSQIEQFINEMVVLTKIKHKNVVKLLGCCLETEVPLLVYEFITNGTLFEHIHDKNLSSSLSWEKRLKVALETAEALSYIHFETSMSIIHRDVKTTNILLDENHTAKMSDFGASRLVPLDHTRLTTVVQGTLGYLDPEYFHTSQLTGKSDVYSFGVVIAELLTGEKALSMDRPESERNLAMYFVTTIKEDRLLQIIDDRILKEGNTEEIKEVANIAKKCLNVRGEDRPSMKQVTKELEGLRLSEKHSLKKVDPNTQQTKHLPNAPTHSLGIDVDISSSSINTAVADDSMRNQVVKPTDDDAR, encoded by the exons ATGAGTAGCAAAGCTCATATTTCAGACTTGGTATTCCGTCGTTGCCAATGGTGGCCAGAGTTTGATAATCAGCCTAGTCTCAGCCGCATCTCTGCCTTGCTCAACTCGTCGAAATTtagcatctcacttgagaagaACAGTATCTTTGCCGTCGGTTGTAACTTTTACGCCTACATTAGTGGCTCGCATGAACAAGATTATACGTTCATGTCTGGGTGCATATCATTCTGTGGCAACAGTTCCGGTTTGGTTAACGGCTCTTGCTCTGGCCTTGGCTGTTGCCATTCTGCAATCCCAGGAAACACAACGAATTATAATTTGACCGTTCAGAGCATTTACACTAATGGATCCAGCAGAACCTCGGGGCAATCATGTGGTTTAGGTTTTATTGGGGAAACACAGGCATACAACTTTTCCACCTTagattttacaaatttaacgaAAAGGGAGACTGTACCCCTGGTGCTTGATTGGGcaattgaaaataagaaatgCAAAGATGCTGAGAAAAATATGACAAGCTTTTTATGCAAAGCAGCAAATAGTAGTTGTTCGGAACCCCATGGTCGTGGGTATATTTGCAAGTGTCCCCCAGGTCATCAGGGGAACCCATACCTTCCTGATGAACACAAGGATAGTTGCCAag ATATTGATGAGTGCAAAGATCTTGATCGGAATCCCTGCAATGCTACTGCAACGTGTACCAACACTAACGGGAGCTACATATGTATATGTCCCAATGGATATGAAGGCGATGGGAGGATGCCGCCTGGAACAGGTTGTAGTCGAAAAGGCCAATCCAAGATCATGATTATTGCCCTGG GTGTCTGCATAAGCCTTTTAATCCTGCTCGTGGGAAGTTCGTTGGTATATTGGGTAATGCAAAGAAGAAAGCtcaaaaaattgaaacagaAGTTCTTCAAACAAAATGGTGGCTTAATCTTAGAACGACAACTTCTGAATCACAAAGAATCTGTTGAGCCAGCTAAAATCTTTAGTGCAGAAGAGCTTGAAAAGGCCACTAACAACTATCATAAAAGTAGAGTCATTGGCCAAGGAGGCTTTGGAACTGTTTATAAAGGAGTTTTACCAAATGATAGAGTGGTCGCCATTAAGAAGTCCAATGTTGTTGATCAGAGCCAAATTGAGCAGTTTATAAATGAGATGGTTGTGCTTACTAAAATTAAGCACAAGAATGTGGTGAAGTTACTAGGATGTTGTCTTGAGACCGAAGTACCCTTACTAGTATATGAATTCATCACAAACGGGACACTTTTTGAGCATATTCATGATAAAAACCTGTCATCCTCGCTCTCATGGGAGAAACGTCTAAAGGTAGCATTAGAAACTGCAGAAGCCTTATCATACATCCATTTCGAGACTTCTATGTCTATTATACATAGAGATgtgaaaactacaaatatacTTCTGGATGAAAACCATACAGCAAAAATGTCTGACTTTGGAGCTTCAAGATTAGTGCCTCTTGACCACACAAGATTAACAACCGTGGTGCAGGGAACTTTGGGATACTTGGACCCAGAATACTTCCATACTAGCCAACTAACTGGAAAAAGTGATGTGTATAGCTTTGGTGTTGTTATTGCAGAGCTACTAACAGGTGAAAAAGCACTTTCCATGGATAGGcctgaaagtgaaagaaatctAGCAATGTATTTTGTTACTACAATAAAAGAGGATCGCCTCCTTCAGATTATTGATGATCGCATTCTCAAAGAAGGTAATACTGAGGAAATAAAGGAAGTTGCTAATATAgcaaaaaagtgtttaaatgtAAGAGGGGAGGATAGACCTAGTATGAAGCAAGTAACAAAGGAGTTGGAGGGATTAAGACTTTCAGAAAAacactcgttgaaaaaggttgaTCCCAACACACAACAGACTAAACACTTGCCTAATGCACCTACACATTCTTTGGGAATTGATGTTGACATCAGCAGCTCTTCCATCAATACTGCTGTTGCGGATGACAGCATGAGAAATCAAGTAGTTAAACCAACAGATGATGATGCTAGATAA